ACTGGGATGCACCCTGAACTCGGCGAACAGCCCCGAGCCGATGCCCACGATCACCGCCAGCACCAGCACCTTGATGCCCGAGGACACCACATTGCCCAGCACCTTCTCCGCAAGGAATGCCGTCTTGTTCCACAGTGCGAACGGCACCAGCACAAAGCCCGCGAGCGTCGTCAGCTTGAACTCGATCAGCGTCACGAAAAGCTGCACTGCCAGCACGAAGAAGCTCAAGACGACGATGAACCAGGCGATAAACAGCACCACGATGGGCGCTAGATTGACGAATACCTCGGGGAAACCGGCCAGGTCGTTGATCTGCTTGAGGATTGGCGTCCCCGCATCGATGCCCGCCTTCGCGAGCCGTCCCGGCTGCAGGAAGTCGCCCATGCTCAGGGAGGAGCCGCTGGCCGTGAGCCCCAGCCCCGCGAAAGACCGGAAGACGATCCCCGCGAGCATATTGAAGTTGCCGATGATGTAGGCGAAGGCCCCCACGTACAGCACCTTGCGCAGCAGCTTGGCGAGCACATCCTCACCCTGGCCGCTGGCATGCCCCATCGCCCAGAACAGCCCCGCCAGCGTCATGTCAATGACGATCAGCGTGGCCGTCAGAAAGGCCACCTCCCCCTGCAACAGCCCGAACCCCGAGTCGATGTAGCGCGAAAAGGTATTGAGAAAGCGGTCGATGACCGTCACGTCGTTCATGGCCTGGTCCGGTCAGTTGCCGTAAAAGCCTGTGGACTGCGGCGAATACGGAGTGCCCGTGCCCATGAACCTGCGCGTCACCTCCCGCCCGCGCTCGGCGGCCGCCGTCTGGCGGGCCAGCTCCAGCGACGCGGCCCGGTCCTGCGTGATCTGCAGCCGCTGCACCTGGATGGACTGCTTGGCCTGCAGGGCCAGCAGCTGGTTCGTGGCCTGCATGGCCTGCAGGGCACCCACTGCCGACTGGCTCTGGCTCACCAGATCGGCCAGCACGCCTTCGTCCTCGCCCAGGTTCTGCGATGCCTGTGCCTGCATGCGCAAGGTTGTCTGCAGGCCCTGCAGGGTGTTCTTCCAGCGTTCCTGCGCATCGCGGTACATCTGGTCGCCGCTGACGGTCGCCGCGTACTGCTCGGGGTACAGGCGCGCGAAATCCCGGTCCATGGTGGCCAGCTCGTACGCCAGCCCTTTGGCCTGCGCTATCAGCCGCTGGGTGGTCGCCAGGTTGGCACGCAGCCGGCCCACCGCATTGAACGGAAGGCTGGCCAGATTGCGCGCGTCGTTCTGCAGCTGTTTGATCTGGTTGTTGATCTGCTCCAGCGTGCGGATGGCCGTCAACGTGTTCTGCACGTAATTGGAGGGATCGAACACAATGCGCTGCGCCAAGGCCGGCTGTGCAGCGGCGAAGGCCAGAACACCGGCGGCGACTACCGCAGCGAGCCTGGTGGTCAAAACGGTACGAAGTGACATGGCAGTTCTCCTAAGGGTGGACAGGATGGGAAGCTGCCGCTGGCGCTGACGCCAGCAGCTCCGAGGCCCAGTGCAGGCCGCGATGGCGCAGCCATGCGTCCGCGAAGGGCGAAGACGATGGAGCGGTGGAAGCAGCAGAAGCCAGCACCGTGTCGATGGCGTTCTGGTCCTGCGGCGTGGAAGCGCCCACAAAGGCCAGCGTGGCGGGCCCCAGGTCGAGGTCGAACAGGCGATTGCCCAGGCGCGACTGGTAGTAGTAGTCCCGCTTGGGCTCGGCGGTCGCGACGATCTCGATCTGGCGGGTGTTCAGCCCAAAGCCCTCGTAGATCGTGCGGATCTGTGGCTCCGTAGCCTGCGGGTTGGGCAGGAAAATCCGACTGGGGCAGCTTTCGATGATGGCGGGCGCGATGCTCGAATCCTTGATGTCCGCCAGGCTTTGCGTAGCGAAGATCACCGAGACGTTCTTCTTGCGCAGCGTCTTGAGCCATTGACGGATGCGCGCGGCGAACACCGGATCGTCGAGGAACAGCCAGGCTTCATCCAGGATCAGCAGTGTGGGCGCACCGTCGAAGCGCTCATCGAAACGTGCGAACAGATAGCCCAGCACGGCCAGCACCGCGGCCTTGCTATGCATCAGCTCTTCCATCTCGAAGCACTGCACATCGGCATCGCCCAGCCGGTCCTGGTCCGCATCGAGCAGCTTGCCGTGCGCACCCCCGAGCACATAGGGCGCCAAGGCCTGGCGCAGCGCATTGGACTGCAGCAGCACCGACAGACCCGTCAGCGTGCGCTGCTCCAACGGTGCGCCAGCGAGGCTGAGCAAGGCCGACCAGATGGCGGCCCGCTCTTCGGGCCCGACCGCCATGCCTTCATGCAGCAGCCGACCTTCCACCCATTCGGCAGCCCAGGTCCTGTAGCCTTCGCGGTCGATGCGCGCCAGCGGCTGGAAAGCGATCTCTCCGTCTGCCTGCGTATTTCGGCGAAGCCGAACACGGATTTCGGTTGAAGTCGAACAGGGTTTCCGGAGGAAGGTGAACAGCCGTTTCGCTTGAAGTCGAACAGTTTCGGGGTATTCCGAAATTGGTGTTCGGCGTTCCGAAACGCGTGTTCATCTTCCCGAAATCGGTGTTCAGCCCGCCGAAACGGCTGTTCACTGCGCCGAAATGTGTGTTCGGCGTGCCGAAACGAAAGGCGCGGTTTCGGTTGGCGGTACTGCGGATGGCTCAATCGGCCGGCGGTTAAGGTTGCTCCTTTTGGGAGAAACCGACTATGCCGGCTCACCGGACGACCATGCGCAAAATAAAAGATGTGCTTCGCCTGAAATGGACCTGTAATCTGTCTCACCGGCAAGTGAGCGGCGCGCTCGGCGTCGGGCTCGGTACCATTACCCAATATTTGCAGCTTGCCGCCTCGGCCGGCTCGGACTGGGCGAAGATCGAGCCGCTGTCCGAGGCAGAGCTGGAGCAGTTGCTCGTCAACGGCGCCGTTCCGACGACGGCCGCAGGCAAGCGCATGGAGCCTGACTGCGCCTGGATTCATCGGGAGTTGCGCCGCAAAGGCGTAACCTTGCAACTGCTGTGGGAGGAGTACGTCGGCGCGAACCCCGGCCAGAAGACCTTGCGCTACACGCAGTTCTGTCAGCGATACAAGGACTGGGCCCAGACGTTGAAGCGCTCGATGCCCCAGCAACATTACGCCGGCGAGAGTTGTTCGCCGACTACGCCGGGCAAACGGTGCCGATTCTCGATCGCACCGGCGGCATTGCGTTCAAGGCGCACATCTTCGTCGCCGTGCTCGGCGCATCGAATTACACGTATGCGTGCGCTACGCGATCGGAAGCGACACCCGACTGGATCGGTGGCCTCATTGACGCGATGGAGTTCTGCGGCGGCGTGCCCGCTCTGCTTGTGCCCGACAACCCGAGGGCACTGATCTCGAACGCCGACCGCTACGAACCCACGCTCGGCCTGACCACGCAGGACTTCGTGAACCATTACGGTACCGCGATGCTGCCCGCGCGCCCGCGCAAGCCGAAGGATAAGGCGAAAGTTGAGGTCGGCGTACAGATCGTCGAACGATGGATTCTCGCCCGCCTCCGGAATTACCGGTTCTACAGTCTGGCCGAACTGAACAAGGCGATCGCCGGGTTGATCAATGACCTGAATACGCGGCCGTTCAAGAAGCTCGATGGCACTCGACGCGAGTGGTTCGAGCGGCTCGACAAACCGGCGCTGCGCCCGTTGCCGACGCGTCGCTACGAAATCGCCACCTTCCAGAAGTGCCGCGTCAACATTGACG
This region of Burkholderia contaminans genomic DNA includes:
- the trbJ gene encoding P-type conjugative transfer protein TrbJ, with amino-acid sequence MSLRTVLTTRLAAVVAAGVLAFAAAQPALAQRIVFDPSNYVQNTLTAIRTLEQINNQIKQLQNDARNLASLPFNAVGRLRANLATTQRLIAQAKGLAYELATMDRDFARLYPEQYAATVSGDQMYRDAQERWKNTLQGLQTTLRMQAQASQNLGEDEGVLADLVSQSQSAVGALQAMQATNQLLALQAKQSIQVQRLQITQDRAASLELARQTAAAERGREVTRRFMGTGTPYSPQSTGFYGN